A single window of Nicotiana sylvestris chromosome 3, ASM39365v2, whole genome shotgun sequence DNA harbors:
- the LOC104235840 gene encoding GDSL esterase/lipase 5-like → MAFSNNLFFGCCLIVFAFLLGSPIEFVEGNIGPFPALFVFGDSILDSGNNNYINTTTQFQANFPPYGETFFKSPTGRPCDGRLISDFIAEFANLPLIPAYFEIGTDKFLHGVNFASSGSGCLVETNRGIVIDLPTQLAHFNEVVQLLENKLGQQQAQQLVADAVYMFSTGSNDYAFPYLSNPKFPFPKEEFSEMVLGNFTAILKEIYNKGGRKFTIFTLPPEGCSPGGRAFNEQANGTSGDCMQELNGLLQMHSSALPQKLNQLQQNLTGFNYTLFDLFKLFTERIDNPSKYGFKVSIEACCGTGQFRGINSCGGKRQVKEYELCPNATDHVFFDASHPTEEANRQFAELLWNGTTDVIAPHNLKSFFLM, encoded by the exons ATGGCTTTCAGTAACAACTTGTTTTTTGGATGTTGTTTGATTGTCTTTGCATTTCTTTTGGGCAGTCCAATTGAATTTGTTGAAGGCAATATTGGACCTTTTCCTGCCCTATTTGTGTTTGGTGATTCAATTTTAGATTCGGGGAATAATAATTATATTAACACTACGACTCAATTCCAAGCAAATTTCCCGCCTTATGGCGAAACGTTCTTCAAATCTCCGACTGGTAGACCTTGTGATGGTCGCCTCATATCCGATTTTATTG CGGAATTTGCTAATTTGCCATTAATTCCTGCATATTTTGAAATTGGAACCGATAAATTTCTTCATGGGGTGAACTTTGCTTCCAGTGGCTCGGGTTGTTTAGTAGAAACCAATCGTGGTATT GTTATAGATCTTCCGACTCAGTTGGCACATTTTAATGAGGTGGTTCAATTGTTGGAGAATAAGTTAGGGCAACAACAGGCACAACAACTCGTGGCTGATGCAGTATACATGTTTAGCACTGGAAGTAATGATTATGCTTTCCCTTACCTTTCCAATCCTAAGTTTCCATTTCCTAAGGAAGAATTTTCAGAGATGGTTTTGGGTAATTTTACTGCTATTTTAAAG GAAATTTACAACAAAGGAGGGAGAAAATTCACAATATTTACGTTGCCTCCAGAAGGTTGTTCCCCAGGTGGAAGGGCATTTAATGAACAAGCAAATGGTACAAGTGGTGACTGCATGCAAGAACTCAATGGCCTATTGCAAATGCACAGTTCTGCTCTTCCCCAAAAGCTCAACCAACTACAGCAGAATTTGACTGGATTTAACTATACATTATTTGATCTTTTCAAACTTTTTACTGAAAGAATTGATAACCCTTCCAAATATG GTTTTAAAGTATCAATAGAAGCATGTTGTGGTACAGGTCAATTTAGAGGAATAAATAGTTGTGGAGGTAAGAGGCAAGTAAAAGAGTATGAGTTATGTCCAAATGCGACAGATCATGTGTTTTTCGATGCCAGTCATCCCACGGAAGAAGCCAACAGGCAATTTGCTGAACTATTATGGAATGGAACGACGGATGTCATTGCACCTCACAATCTTAAATCTTTTTTCCTAATGTAA